One genomic region from Hoeflea algicola encodes:
- the grpE gene encoding nucleotide exchange factor GrpE encodes MHMMSDESQGREQDKPEEATAPQSANPAEASQSAEADSIQVLVAEIEDLRDQRLRMAAEMENLRRRTAREVRDAKAYAISGFARDMLQVSDNLQRALAAVPEQQDGAVDNGLKSLVEGVELTERAMLASLERHGVQKLDPKGQKFDPNFHQAMFEVPNTEVPNNTVIEVVQPGYVIADRMLRPAMVGVAKGGPREMAPEPGAPNPQAEKDA; translated from the coding sequence ATGATGAGCGATGAAAGCCAAGGCCGCGAACAGGACAAGCCGGAGGAGGCTACCGCACCGCAGTCAGCAAACCCCGCCGAGGCGTCTCAGTCCGCCGAGGCTGACTCCATTCAGGTACTTGTGGCCGAAATCGAGGATCTGAGGGACCAGCGTCTGCGCATGGCTGCCGAAATGGAAAACCTGCGTCGCCGCACCGCCCGCGAAGTCAGGGACGCCAAGGCCTATGCGATTTCCGGCTTCGCCCGCGACATGCTTCAGGTTTCCGATAACCTGCAACGCGCGCTGGCCGCCGTGCCGGAACAGCAGGACGGCGCTGTCGACAACGGGCTCAAGAGCCTGGTTGAAGGCGTGGAACTGACCGAACGCGCTATGCTTGCCTCGCTGGAGCGCCATGGCGTGCAGAAGCTTGATCCCAAAGGTCAGAAGTTCGATCCGAATTTCCACCAGGCGATGTTCGAGGTGCCCAACACGGAGGTGCCCAACAACACCGTCATCGAGGTGGTTCAGCCCGGCTACGTGATTGCTGATCGGATGCTCAGGCCTGCCATGGTCGGTGTCGCCAAGGGCGGCCCCCGGGAGATGGCTCCCGAACCCGGCGCGCCCAACCCGCAAGCCGAAAAAGACGCCTGA
- a CDS encoding trimeric intracellular cation channel family protein, producing the protein MTPLEGLDYAGVAVFAATGALAASRKQLDMIGFGFLAAVTGIGGGTFRDLILGETPVFWVQKPAYLVVCVAMAALVYFTAHLVESRYRLLLWLDAIGLAAFAVMGAAKGLALTGSPITAIVTGMMTATFGGILRDLLAGEPSVLMRPEIYVSAALTGAGVFVAASLFGAPLVVASAIGVVSAFAVRGGAIRFGWAFSPYRPRPGRPPEDVM; encoded by the coding sequence ATGACCCCGCTTGAAGGCCTTGATTATGCCGGTGTCGCGGTATTCGCCGCCACCGGCGCGCTTGCCGCGTCGCGCAAGCAGCTCGACATGATCGGTTTCGGTTTCCTGGCTGCCGTAACCGGCATTGGCGGCGGCACCTTCCGCGATCTCATTCTCGGCGAGACCCCGGTGTTCTGGGTGCAAAAGCCGGCCTACCTGGTCGTCTGCGTCGCCATGGCCGCGCTGGTCTATTTCACTGCCCACCTGGTTGAATCCCGCTATCGCCTCCTGCTCTGGCTTGATGCCATTGGCCTTGCCGCCTTCGCGGTGATGGGCGCGGCCAAGGGGTTGGCGTTGACCGGCTCGCCGATCACGGCGATTGTCACCGGCATGATGACGGCGACCTTCGGCGGTATCCTGCGAGATCTGCTTGCGGGCGAACCCTCGGTGCTGATGCGCCCGGAGATCTATGTCTCCGCGGCATTGACCGGTGCCGGCGTGTTTGTAGCAGCCAGCCTGTTTGGCGCGCCGCTGGTTGTAGCCTCGGCCATCGGCGTGGTTTCGGCCTTTGCCGTGCGCGGCGGCGCGATCCGCTTTGGGTGGGCCTTCTCACCCTACCGGCCGCGGCCTGGTCGCCCGCCCGAAGATGTGATGTAG